A stretch of Bradyrhizobium sp. CCBAU 53338 DNA encodes these proteins:
- a CDS encoding glutathione peroxidase, with amino-acid sequence MMNRRTVLTAALLAASATRARADGGMSRISAYAFSFPALSGDDIRLAAFTGKPVLVVNTASLCGYTPQYAGLQELWSEFRARGLIVIGVPSNDFGGQEPGGTSEISETAHHQYGVTFPMTAKAVVVGAKAHPFYRWAAEARPKEVPKWNFHKYLLGRDGYIAEVFPSAVEPADTRIKTAIARALADS; translated from the coding sequence ATGATGAACCGCAGAACCGTACTCACCGCGGCGCTGCTCGCAGCATCGGCAACGCGCGCGCGGGCCGATGGCGGCATGAGCCGGATTTCCGCCTACGCCTTCTCCTTCCCGGCGCTATCAGGCGACGACATTCGCCTCGCCGCCTTCACCGGCAAGCCGGTGCTGGTCGTGAACACGGCCTCGCTGTGCGGATACACGCCGCAATATGCGGGCCTGCAAGAGCTCTGGAGCGAGTTTCGCGCGCGCGGCCTTATCGTAATCGGCGTGCCCTCCAACGATTTCGGCGGTCAGGAGCCGGGCGGCACCAGCGAGATCTCGGAGACCGCGCATCACCAATACGGCGTTACCTTCCCCATGACGGCAAAGGCGGTGGTGGTCGGAGCCAAGGCGCATCCCTTTTACCGATGGGCCGCCGAAGCGCGGCCGAAGGAAGTTCCGAAGTGGAACTTCCACAAATACCTTCTCGGTCGTGATGGCTACATCGCCGAGGTGTTTCCATCCGCGGTGGAGCCTGCCGACACCCGCATCAAGACTGCGATCGCGCGGGCATTGGCGGACAGTTGA
- a CDS encoding polysaccharide deacetylase family protein, protein MRVAAGLILASAISVALTGAAWSQTPAAKPVAATQAAPAPAPAVAAPAPAAAAPAAAAPASQAAAFPPPPQQAPQPARAACNNPNALGVARTVEIDTTGGPGFGFEHFKELDFLRDKEVVLTFDDGPWPHNTPAVLKALADQCTTGIFFSIGKHATYEPELLKQVYAAGHTIGTHTWSHANLNNKKLTEAQRKEEIEKGISAVKWALGGISPAAFFRFPALQHPPEMVTYLGNRNVAIFSCDIDSFDFKASKPEKVIETVMKKLENKGKGIILMHDFQKHTAEALPELLNRLKAGGYKVVAMRAKAPVASLPEYDQELMKDVKLPTVSTRPVSSVVTTVSE, encoded by the coding sequence ATGCGTGTGGCGGCAGGACTGATTTTGGCAAGCGCGATCTCTGTTGCGCTGACAGGCGCGGCTTGGTCGCAGACCCCGGCTGCGAAACCCGTGGCGGCCACGCAGGCCGCTCCCGCGCCGGCGCCGGCTGTTGCAGCTCCGGCTCCGGCCGCCGCGGCCCCCGCTGCTGCAGCGCCCGCGTCGCAAGCCGCTGCCTTCCCGCCGCCACCGCAACAGGCGCCGCAGCCGGCGCGCGCGGCCTGCAACAATCCGAACGCACTGGGCGTCGCCCGCACCGTGGAGATCGACACCACAGGCGGTCCCGGCTTCGGCTTCGAGCATTTCAAGGAGCTCGACTTCCTGCGCGACAAGGAGGTCGTCCTGACCTTCGACGACGGTCCCTGGCCCCACAACACGCCCGCCGTGCTGAAGGCCCTCGCCGACCAATGCACCACCGGCATCTTCTTCTCGATCGGAAAGCACGCCACTTACGAGCCGGAGCTCCTGAAGCAGGTGTACGCGGCCGGCCACACCATCGGCACTCACACCTGGTCGCACGCCAACCTCAACAACAAGAAGCTGACCGAAGCGCAACGCAAGGAAGAGATAGAGAAGGGCATCAGCGCCGTGAAGTGGGCGCTCGGCGGCATTTCGCCGGCTGCGTTCTTCCGCTTCCCGGCGCTGCAACATCCGCCGGAGATGGTCACCTATCTCGGCAACCGCAACGTCGCGATCTTCTCCTGCGACATCGACTCCTTCGACTTCAAGGCCTCGAAGCCCGAGAAGGTGATCGAGACCGTGATGAAGAAACTCGAGAACAAGGGCAAGGGCATCATTCTGATGCACGACTTCCAGAAGCACACGGCGGAAGCCCTGCCCGAGTTGCTGAACCGCCTCAAGGCCGGCGGCTACAAGGTGGTGGCGATGCGCGCCAAGGCGCCGGTCGCCTCGCTCCCCGAATACGACCAGGAGCTGATGAAGGACGTCAAGCTGCCGACGGTGAGCACGCGTCCGGTCAGTTCCGTGGTGACGACCGTTTCCGAATAG
- a CDS encoding NADP-dependent malic enzyme — protein MSSYSDDLHQAALAYHRLPRPGKLEIQASKPLANQRDLALAYSPGVAAACTEIAKNPAEAATLTTRANLVAVVSNGTAVLGLGNIGPLASKPVMEGKAVLFKKFAGIDVFDIEIAADTIDRVVETVAALEPTFGGINLEDIRGPECFEIEARLKERMKIPVFHDDQHGTAIIVAAAITNGLRLNGKKLSDVKIVASGAGAAAIATLNLLVSMGAQRKNIWVCDIDGLVHEGRNTSMDRWKAVYAQKTDKRTLGDVIGGADIFIGLSAPGVLKPEMAKSMGEKPLIMALANPTPEIMPEEARKVRPDAMICTGRSDYPNQVNNVLCFPFIFRGALDVGASAINEEMKHAAVEAIAQLAREAPSDAVAQGFDTGETQGFGPGSLIPSPFDPRLILRIAPAVAKAAMESGVATRPITNFDEYTALLERFAFRSGLVMKPMFAKAKTQPVRVIYAEGEDERVLRATQVVLEEKLATPILVGRPSVVEARIKRFGLSIKAGKDFDLVNPEDDPRYRSYVQSYVEVAGRRGVTPDAARTVVRTNNTVIAALAVTRGEADAMLCGVEGRYMSHLRHVREIVGFSPGVSDYAALALLITSKGAFFIADTQVRPNPSAEELAEIASLAAVHVQRFTIKPKIAFVSHSDFGSYDTDSSRKMRRATQLLKEKHPEIEADGEMQGDTALSAAARRMVLPHSKLEGEANIMIMPSLDTANVAYQMIKSLADALPVGPILIGPARTAHILTPSVTARGILNMTAVAVVEAQERAARQQPTLFT, from the coding sequence ATGTCGTCCTACTCCGATGATCTCCACCAGGCGGCGCTGGCCTATCACCGTCTGCCGCGCCCCGGAAAGCTCGAGATCCAGGCGAGCAAGCCACTCGCCAACCAGCGCGACCTCGCGCTTGCCTATTCCCCGGGCGTTGCCGCCGCCTGTACCGAGATCGCCAAGAACCCGGCGGAAGCCGCGACCCTGACGACGCGCGCCAATCTGGTCGCCGTGGTCTCCAACGGCACCGCGGTGCTCGGCCTCGGCAATATCGGCCCGCTGGCCTCCAAGCCGGTGATGGAGGGCAAGGCCGTCCTGTTCAAGAAATTCGCCGGCATCGACGTGTTCGACATCGAGATCGCCGCCGACACCATCGACCGCGTGGTCGAGACGGTTGCGGCGCTCGAGCCGACCTTCGGCGGCATCAATCTCGAAGACATCCGCGGACCGGAGTGCTTCGAGATCGAGGCGCGGCTGAAGGAGCGCATGAAGATCCCGGTCTTCCATGACGACCAGCACGGCACCGCCATCATCGTCGCCGCCGCCATCACCAATGGCCTCCGCCTGAACGGCAAGAAACTGTCGGACGTCAAGATCGTGGCGTCGGGGGCAGGGGCCGCGGCCATCGCGACGCTCAACCTGCTGGTGTCGATGGGCGCGCAGCGCAAGAACATCTGGGTCTGTGACATCGACGGCCTCGTGCACGAAGGGCGCAACACCTCGATGGACCGCTGGAAGGCGGTCTACGCGCAGAAGACCGACAAGCGCACGCTCGGCGACGTCATCGGCGGCGCCGACATCTTCATCGGCCTGTCGGCACCCGGTGTGCTCAAGCCCGAGATGGCCAAGTCGATGGGCGAGAAGCCGCTCATCATGGCGCTCGCCAACCCGACCCCGGAGATCATGCCGGAGGAGGCACGCAAGGTGCGTCCCGACGCGATGATCTGCACCGGCCGCTCCGACTACCCGAACCAGGTCAACAACGTCCTCTGCTTCCCCTTCATCTTCCGCGGCGCGCTCGACGTCGGCGCCAGCGCCATCAACGAGGAGATGAAGCACGCCGCCGTCGAGGCCATCGCGCAGCTCGCGCGCGAGGCGCCGTCCGATGCGGTCGCGCAGGGCTTTGACACCGGCGAGACGCAGGGTTTTGGCCCGGGCTCGCTGATCCCCAGTCCCTTTGATCCGCGTTTGATTCTCCGCATCGCGCCCGCCGTGGCAAAGGCTGCGATGGAGTCGGGCGTCGCGACGCGCCCCATCACCAATTTCGACGAATACACCGCGCTGCTCGAGCGCTTCGCCTTCCGCTCCGGCCTCGTCATGAAGCCGATGTTCGCCAAGGCAAAGACCCAGCCGGTTCGCGTGATCTACGCCGAAGGCGAGGACGAGCGCGTGCTGCGCGCCACGCAAGTGGTGCTCGAGGAGAAGCTGGCGACGCCGATCCTGGTCGGGCGTCCCTCGGTGGTGGAGGCGCGCATCAAGCGCTTCGGCCTGTCGATCAAGGCGGGCAAGGATTTCGACCTCGTCAATCCCGAGGACGATCCGCGTTACCGCTCCTACGTGCAGTCCTATGTCGAGGTCGCCGGCCGCCGCGGCGTGACGCCGGACGCGGCGCGGACGGTGGTGCGCACCAACAACACCGTGATCGCAGCGCTCGCGGTGACGCGCGGGGAGGCGGATGCGATGCTCTGCGGCGTCGAGGGCCGCTACATGAGCCATCTGCGCCACGTCCGCGAGATCGTCGGCTTCTCGCCTGGCGTCAGCGACTACGCCGCCCTGGCGCTGCTGATCACCAGCAAGGGCGCGTTCTTCATCGCAGATACGCAAGTGAGGCCCAATCCGAGCGCGGAAGAGCTGGCCGAGATCGCTTCGCTGGCCGCCGTCCACGTCCAGCGCTTCACCATCAAGCCGAAGATCGCCTTCGTCTCGCATTCCGATTTCGGCAGCTACGACACCGACTCCTCGCGCAAGATGCGCCGGGCGACCCAGCTGTTGAAGGAGAAGCATCCGGAGATCGAGGCCGACGGCGAGATGCAGGGCGACACCGCGCTCTCTGCCGCGGCGCGCCGCATGGTGCTGCCGCACTCCAAGCTGGAGGGCGAGGCCAACATCATGATCATGCCGAGCCTGGACACGGCCAATGTCGCTTATCAGATGATCAAGTCGCTGGCGGACGCGCTCCCCGTCGGCCCGATCCTGATCGGCCCGGCGCGGACCGCGCACATCCTCACCCCCTCGGTGACCGCGCGCGGCATCCTCAACATGACGGCGGTCGCCGTGGTCGAAGCGCAGGAGCGCGCGGCCCGGCAGCAGCCGACGTTGTTTACGTAG
- a CDS encoding dihydrofolate reductase, whose translation MTFHFEGYVIVSADGMLADASRVMPDSLKFEGDKLFFEQALDGAALIVHGRNSYEQQTNSPKRKRLIATRKIKALTVDPEMPNATLWNPEHASFEDACAFADVAAGRVAVIGGPVVFEMFMHRYDTFWLSEAPHVRLPGGEGCFVDVPRRTPHEVLASHGLAPGTPYMLDAAHDVTVTPWRRG comes from the coding sequence TTGACGTTCCATTTCGAAGGCTACGTCATCGTCTCGGCGGACGGCATGCTTGCCGACGCCAGTCGCGTCATGCCCGACAGCCTGAAGTTCGAAGGCGACAAGCTGTTCTTCGAGCAGGCGCTCGATGGCGCCGCGCTGATCGTGCACGGCCGCAACTCGTACGAACAGCAGACGAACTCGCCCAAGCGCAAGCGGCTGATCGCCACCCGCAAGATCAAGGCCCTCACCGTCGATCCGGAGATGCCGAACGCGACGCTGTGGAATCCGGAGCATGCGAGCTTCGAGGATGCCTGCGCCTTTGCCGATGTCGCGGCGGGACGGGTCGCCGTCATCGGCGGCCCCGTCGTGTTCGAGATGTTCATGCACCGCTACGACACGTTCTGGCTCTCGGAAGCCCCGCATGTGCGGTTGCCCGGCGGCGAAGGCTGTTTCGTCGATGTGCCCAGGCGGACTCCGCACGAGGTGCTGGCGTCACACGGGTTGGCGCCGGGCACGCCTTACATGCTCGACGCCGCGCACGACGTCACCGTCACGCCGTGGCGGCGGGGCTAG
- a CDS encoding L,D-transpeptidase, protein MNSVNGSPFSAAPARLWQVAILAAAGAIGTVSQAEAAFYYYPDYSDGSYGRQVRRIEEPRLRPQKRSAASARNKKEALVEKESGAKPQGPLVIVVSIERQKVTIYDSNGVFAESPVSTGMKGHSTPMGVFSIIQKHKFHHSNIYSGAPMPYMQRITWSGVAMHAGVLPGYPASHGCIRMPMAFAVKMWNWTKMGARVIVTPGQMTPQSFSHPMLASLRVPPQPAASLEPTTSVGDKADKGAPEKVTDASPVETKSIETKTASADAVLELRSTVGHAVMSDVTTGNAPVREETAKTEVETEVRTGDTKSAEASEPVKQPDVAAKTDEAAKPADTVSPAAKPAEAAEAPKAISDDKVEAAKSEPVKADTTATETKPDAAVTATAPAQAAPPDAKKDQTRVADPAPSVKPDLPKRTGQIAVFISRKDSKLYVRQNFAPLFDVPVTIAASDRPLGTHVFTAEVDKSDSNALHWSVVSLPVSVRAAARDDDGRVVRRRGATVIPVAAKPVITPDSPAEALDRITIPADAMAKINEMLTTGGSVIVSDQGINQGETGEGTDFIVRLY, encoded by the coding sequence ATGAATAGCGTGAACGGGTCCCCTTTTTCGGCTGCGCCGGCACGGTTGTGGCAGGTCGCGATTCTGGCGGCGGCAGGTGCGATCGGGACAGTGAGCCAGGCGGAAGCAGCGTTCTATTATTATCCTGATTATTCCGACGGATCCTATGGACGGCAGGTACGGCGTATCGAGGAGCCGCGGCTGAGGCCGCAGAAGCGCAGCGCTGCTTCCGCCAGGAACAAGAAAGAGGCGCTCGTCGAGAAGGAGAGCGGCGCGAAGCCGCAAGGTCCGCTCGTCATCGTCGTCTCGATCGAGCGGCAGAAGGTGACGATCTACGATTCCAACGGCGTGTTCGCGGAATCGCCGGTGTCGACGGGGATGAAGGGCCACTCGACGCCGATGGGCGTGTTCAGCATCATCCAGAAGCACAAATTCCACCACTCCAACATCTACAGCGGCGCGCCGATGCCGTACATGCAGCGGATCACCTGGTCCGGTGTCGCCATGCATGCCGGCGTGTTGCCGGGCTATCCGGCCTCGCACGGCTGCATCCGCATGCCGATGGCGTTCGCGGTGAAGATGTGGAACTGGACCAAGATGGGCGCGCGCGTGATCGTCACGCCCGGCCAGATGACGCCGCAAAGCTTCTCGCATCCGATGCTGGCCTCGCTGCGTGTCCCGCCACAGCCCGCAGCAAGCCTCGAGCCGACGACCAGCGTTGGCGACAAGGCGGACAAGGGCGCGCCTGAAAAGGTCACGGACGCCAGCCCCGTCGAGACCAAATCGATCGAGACGAAGACCGCCAGCGCCGACGCCGTGCTCGAGTTGCGCTCCACGGTCGGTCATGCCGTGATGTCTGACGTGACCACGGGCAATGCACCGGTCCGCGAGGAAACCGCCAAGACCGAAGTTGAGACCGAGGTCAGGACCGGCGACACCAAGTCAGCCGAGGCTTCCGAGCCGGTCAAGCAGCCCGACGTAGCTGCGAAGACGGACGAAGCAGCCAAGCCTGCCGACACAGTGAGCCCGGCCGCGAAGCCAGCCGAGGCTGCCGAAGCGCCCAAGGCAATTTCGGACGACAAGGTCGAGGCCGCAAAGTCTGAGCCGGTCAAGGCCGACACGACGGCAACCGAGACGAAGCCCGACGCGGCAGTGACGGCCACGGCTCCTGCGCAAGCTGCTCCGCCGGATGCGAAGAAGGACCAGACCCGCGTCGCCGATCCCGCGCCGTCCGTGAAGCCCGACCTGCCGAAGCGGACCGGCCAGATTGCCGTGTTCATCAGCCGCAAGGATTCCAAGCTCTACGTGCGGCAGAACTTTGCGCCGCTGTTCGATGTGCCCGTGACGATCGCCGCAAGCGACCGGCCCCTCGGCACGCACGTTTTCACCGCCGAAGTCGACAAGTCCGATTCCAATGCGCTGCATTGGTCGGTCGTGTCGCTGCCGGTTTCCGTCCGTGCCGCGGCGCGCGACGATGATGGCCGTGTCGTGCGCCGGCGCGGCGCCACCGTGATCCCTGTCGCCGCAAAGCCCGTGATCACACCGGATAGCCCGGCCGAGGCTCTGGATCGCATCACGATCCCCGCCGACGCCATGGCGAAGATCAACGAGATGCTCACCACCGGCGGCTCGGTCATCGTCTCCGACCAGGGCATCAACCAGGGCGAGACCGGCGAAGGCACCGACTTCATCGTCCGCCTCTACTGA
- a CDS encoding outer membrane protein — protein MARAVVVLGAAHAAALAVTAADAADLPVKAPPKLAPAANWTQFYVGAGLGFDFASGQSNLAPLGGGPSLFSLDGLQGADLGLSAFAGFDVQVATRFVVGGFVDYDWSRQRTTVNVGGAGFGQTLTAAMPSLDQGWTIGGRAGFLATPDILLYGLAGYSQMRINNWNLNYAVLGGGPSFTVQEPALTAYGYTVGAGAEYRLANNWSLRGEYRYVGLGHNTTVDPLGAVWTTDLSEHVIRIGAAYRFGQFGGAATTAVAPALNPAWTGVYVGAGIGGDAITPHVAASAPGILDFNAAGLGGADVGGTFTIGYDRQIAPKWVIGAFGLIDVATNGGASITATGAGAGGTITSDLASVKWAWTVGGRAGYLVSPETLVYVLGGYSGSTARSVSYDLFGAIQSTSPEREYHGATIGGGFERFFSDRISARAEYRMTHVETRDDLTDSFFTSLSAGGTIHTVRGSLVYHLPTP, from the coding sequence ATGGCGCGTGCGGTGGTTGTTCTGGGAGCCGCGCATGCCGCAGCCCTTGCCGTCACGGCGGCTGATGCTGCCGACCTGCCCGTGAAGGCGCCGCCGAAATTGGCGCCCGCGGCGAACTGGACCCAGTTCTATGTCGGCGCAGGACTTGGCTTCGACTTCGCGTCGGGGCAGTCGAACCTGGCGCCGCTCGGCGGCGGCCCTTCGCTCTTCAGCCTCGACGGCTTGCAGGGCGCCGATCTCGGATTGTCCGCGTTCGCCGGCTTCGACGTCCAGGTTGCGACGCGCTTCGTGGTTGGCGGCTTCGTCGATTACGACTGGTCGCGGCAGCGGACGACCGTGAACGTGGGCGGGGCTGGTTTCGGGCAGACCCTCACGGCGGCCATGCCGTCGCTCGACCAGGGCTGGACCATCGGCGGTCGTGCCGGATTTCTGGCGACGCCCGATATTCTGCTCTATGGCCTCGCTGGTTACAGCCAGATGCGCATCAACAACTGGAATCTCAATTACGCGGTGCTCGGCGGCGGCCCGTCGTTCACCGTGCAGGAGCCCGCACTGACCGCGTACGGCTATACGGTGGGTGCAGGCGCGGAGTATCGCCTCGCCAACAATTGGTCGCTGCGTGGCGAGTATCGCTATGTCGGGCTTGGCCACAACACCACGGTCGATCCACTCGGCGCAGTCTGGACCACCGACCTTTCCGAGCACGTGATCCGGATCGGCGCGGCCTACCGCTTCGGCCAGTTCGGCGGTGCGGCGACGACTGCGGTAGCACCGGCGCTCAATCCGGCCTGGACCGGTGTCTATGTCGGCGCCGGCATTGGCGGTGACGCCATCACGCCCCATGTTGCGGCCTCGGCCCCTGGCATTCTGGATTTCAACGCGGCGGGGCTTGGCGGCGCCGATGTCGGCGGCACCTTCACCATCGGCTACGATCGTCAGATCGCACCGAAATGGGTGATCGGCGCATTTGGCCTGATCGACGTCGCGACGAACGGCGGGGCGAGCATTACGGCGACGGGCGCCGGTGCCGGAGGAACGATCACGTCGGATCTCGCCTCGGTGAAGTGGGCCTGGACCGTGGGCGGGCGTGCCGGCTATCTCGTCAGCCCGGAGACACTCGTCTACGTGCTCGGCGGTTACAGCGGATCGACGGCGCGCTCCGTCAGCTACGATCTCTTCGGCGCCATTCAGAGCACCAGTCCGGAGCGCGAATATCACGGCGCCACGATCGGCGGCGGCTTCGAGCGTTTCTTCAGCGACAGGATCTCGGCCCGCGCCGAATATCGCATGACGCATGTCGAGACGCGCGACGATCTGACGGACAGCTTCTTCACCAGCCTGAGCGCGGGCGGCACGATCCACACGGTGCGCGGTTCACTGGTCTATCACCTGCCGACGCCCTGA
- a CDS encoding CreA family protein produces MSSRFPGLSGIRLKGLVLFLLALVASAATAQAADEPDLIFRRSTVFKWMSPNDKLATYGLDDPEVEGVACHFTVPERGGFKGWLGLAEEVSDVSLACRQIGPIRFRDKMEQGDDMFRKRRSLFFKKMQIVRGCDAKRNVLVYMVYSDKLIEGSPKNSTSTVPIMPWGPADANVQKCGDFFTQ; encoded by the coding sequence ATGTCATCTCGTTTCCCCGGTCTTTCCGGCATCCGCTTGAAAGGCCTCGTTTTATTCCTTCTGGCATTGGTCGCGTCCGCGGCGACCGCGCAAGCTGCCGACGAACCGGATCTGATCTTCCGCCGCTCCACCGTGTTCAAGTGGATGAGCCCGAACGACAAGCTCGCGACCTATGGCCTGGACGACCCCGAGGTCGAGGGCGTGGCCTGCCATTTCACGGTGCCGGAGAGGGGCGGGTTCAAGGGTTGGCTCGGGCTTGCCGAGGAGGTCTCTGACGTCTCGCTCGCCTGCCGCCAGATCGGCCCGATCAGGTTCAGGGACAAGATGGAGCAGGGCGACGACATGTTCCGCAAGCGCCGCTCGCTCTTCTTCAAGAAGATGCAGATCGTCCGCGGCTGTGACGCCAAGCGCAATGTGCTGGTCTACATGGTCTATTCGGACAAGCTGATCGAGGGATCGCCGAAGAACTCGACCTCGACGGTGCCGATCATGCCGTGGGGACCGGCTGACGCGAACGTCCAGAAATGCGGCGACTTCTTTACTCAGTAG
- a CDS encoding DoxX family protein, which produces MPAFVTFGRILFAVLFIYTGATKFFPLQATADFIAGKIVVPDAIAPYAKQVETATAMTTPQLLAIAAGGLEIIAGLMIALNFGARFFALLMVIYVAVSTVLFSDFWNQAAPDNAAMVVDALKNLSIIGALFMIMGYGRATRSAETAYGDV; this is translated from the coding sequence ATGCCAGCGTTCGTGACTTTCGGGCGAATCCTGTTCGCCGTTCTGTTCATCTACACGGGCGCGACCAAGTTCTTTCCCCTCCAGGCGACGGCCGATTTCATCGCTGGCAAGATCGTGGTGCCCGATGCGATCGCGCCTTATGCCAAGCAGGTCGAGACGGCGACCGCGATGACGACGCCGCAGCTGCTGGCGATCGCGGCCGGCGGGCTCGAGATCATAGCGGGGCTGATGATCGCGCTGAATTTCGGTGCGCGTTTCTTCGCTCTGCTGATGGTCATCTACGTCGCGGTCTCGACCGTCCTGTTCTCCGATTTCTGGAATCAGGCGGCGCCCGACAATGCGGCGATGGTGGTCGACGCGCTGAAGAATCTCTCGATCATCGGCGCGCTGTTCATGATCATGGGGTATGGCCGCGCCACGCGGTCGGCCGAAACCGCCTACGGCGACGTCTAG
- the aspS gene encoding aspartate--tRNA ligase: MHRYRSHTCGALRESNIGETIRLSGWVHRVRDHGGVLFIDLRDHYGLTQCVVDPDSPAFSLAEKLRSEFVVKMDGKVRRRPEGTDNDDLPTGKIEIYVSEIEVLGPAGDLPLPVFGDQEYPEDIRLKYRFLDLRREKLHQNIMTRVEIIKSMRRRMEGQGFFEFNTPILTASSPEGARDFLVPSRIHPGKFYALPQAPQQYKQLLMMSGFDRYFQIAPCFRDEDPRADRLPGEFYQLDVEMSFVTQEDVFAAMEPVITGVFEEFANGKPVSKNWRRIPFAEALRKYGSDKPDLRNPIEMQDVSEHFRGSGFKVFARMLEDPKNQVWAIPATGGGSRAFCDRMNSWAQGEGQPGLGYIMWREGGEGAGPLANNIGPERTAAIRAQIGTKEGDAAFFVAGDPDKFWKFSGLARNKVGEELNLTDKERFELAWIVDFPMYEYNEDDKKVDFSHNPFSMPQGGLDALKGQDPLTIKAFQYDITCNGYEIASGGIRNHVPEAMVKAFEIAGYGEQEVVDRFGGMYRAFQYGAPPHGGMAAGVDRIVMLLCGTNNLREISLFPMNQQAMDLLMGAPSDATTKQLRELHVRVNLPQK, translated from the coding sequence ATGCATCGCTACCGGTCACATACATGCGGCGCGCTCCGCGAGAGCAACATCGGCGAGACCATCCGCCTCTCGGGCTGGGTTCATCGCGTTCGCGACCATGGCGGCGTGCTGTTCATCGACCTGCGCGACCATTACGGCCTGACCCAGTGCGTGGTCGACCCGGACTCGCCGGCATTCTCGCTGGCCGAAAAGCTGCGTTCGGAATTCGTGGTCAAGATGGACGGCAAGGTTCGCCGCCGCCCCGAAGGCACCGACAACGACGATCTGCCGACCGGCAAGATCGAGATCTACGTTAGCGAGATCGAGGTGCTGGGCCCGGCCGGCGACCTGCCGCTGCCAGTGTTCGGCGACCAGGAATATCCGGAAGACATCAGGCTCAAATATCGCTTCCTCGATTTGCGTCGCGAGAAGCTGCACCAGAACATCATGACGCGCGTCGAGATCATCAAGTCGATGCGCCGGCGGATGGAAGGGCAGGGCTTCTTCGAGTTCAACACGCCGATCCTGACCGCGTCCTCGCCGGAAGGCGCGCGCGACTTCCTGGTGCCCTCGCGCATCCATCCCGGCAAGTTCTATGCGCTGCCGCAGGCGCCGCAGCAGTACAAGCAGCTGCTGATGATGTCGGGCTTCGACCGCTATTTCCAGATCGCGCCCTGCTTCCGCGACGAGGACCCGCGCGCCGACCGTCTGCCGGGCGAGTTCTACCAGCTCGACGTCGAGATGAGCTTTGTGACTCAGGAAGACGTGTTCGCGGCGATGGAGCCCGTCATCACCGGCGTGTTCGAGGAGTTCGCCAACGGCAAGCCGGTGAGCAAGAACTGGCGCCGGATTCCGTTCGCCGAGGCGCTGCGCAAATACGGCAGCGACAAGCCCGACCTGCGCAACCCGATCGAGATGCAGGACGTCTCCGAGCATTTCCGCGGCTCCGGCTTCAAGGTGTTCGCGCGCATGCTCGAAGACCCCAAGAACCAGGTCTGGGCGATCCCCGCGACCGGCGGCGGCAGCCGCGCGTTCTGCGACCGCATGAACTCGTGGGCGCAAGGTGAAGGCCAGCCCGGCCTCGGCTACATCATGTGGCGCGAGGGCGGCGAGGGCGCTGGTCCCCTCGCGAACAACATCGGGCCCGAGCGGACGGCCGCGATCCGCGCGCAGATCGGTACCAAGGAAGGCGATGCCGCCTTCTTCGTCGCCGGCGATCCCGACAAGTTCTGGAAGTTTTCGGGGCTCGCCCGCAACAAGGTCGGTGAGGAATTGAACCTCACCGACAAGGAGCGGTTCGAACTCGCCTGGATCGTCGACTTCCCGATGTACGAGTACAACGAGGACGACAAGAAGGTCGACTTCTCCCACAACCCGTTCTCGATGCCGCAGGGCGGTCTCGACGCGTTGAAGGGCCAGGACCCGCTGACCATCAAGGCGTTCCAGTACGACATCACCTGCAACGGCTACGAGATCGCCTCGGGCGGCATCCGCAACCACGTGCCGGAAGCGATGGTGAAGGCGTTCGAGATCGCGGGCTATGGCGAGCAGGAAGTCGTCGACCGCTTCGGCGGCATGTATCGCGCTTTCCAGTACGGCGCCCCGCCGCACGGCGGCATGGCCGCCGGCGTCGACCGCATCGTGATGCTGCTCTGTGGCACCAACAATCTGCGCGAAATCTCGCTGTTCCCGATGAACCAGCAGGCGATGGACCTGCTGATGGGCGCGCCGTCGGACGCGACGACCAAGCAGCTCCGCGAACTGCACGTGCGGGTGAACCTGCCGCAGAAGTGA